A section of the Rhodobacter sp. genome encodes:
- a CDS encoding ABC transporter ATP-binding protein, translating to MTALLDIRDLNLSMHSFEGAARVLAGVSLRVNKGEIWGLVGETGCGKSVTGLSVSRLLRSPPAEYTGGQILLNGTDVLTLDERRMRGLRGRRVGMIFQDPTTNLNPAFRIGTQLIDVALAAARHDPAILNLTAGAGRRARHAAARKLAIAMLTEVGIPAAESRLDDYPHQFSGGMRQRVLIAMALIGRPDLLIADEPTTALDVSVQAQILTLLKQMVAAHDMGVVLITHNLGVVAQTCTHVAVMYAGSIVEQGPIRAVLGDPAHPYTQALMRAIPSRDVARGALQGLAGAVPNLVHPPAGCRFAPRCALARPSCASDPAVHERAPGHRVACPVVEETRHA from the coding sequence ATGACGGCGTTGCTGGACATTCGCGACCTCAACCTGTCGATGCATTCCTTCGAGGGCGCGGCCCGCGTCCTGGCAGGGGTGTCGCTCAGGGTGAACAAGGGCGAGATCTGGGGCCTGGTCGGCGAGACCGGCTGCGGCAAGTCGGTGACGGGGCTGTCGGTCTCGCGGCTGCTGCGATCCCCGCCGGCCGAATACACGGGCGGCCAGATCCTGCTGAACGGCACCGATGTGCTGACCCTCGACGAGCGCCGGATGCGCGGGCTGCGCGGGCGTCGCGTGGGGATGATCTTTCAGGACCCGACGACCAACCTGAACCCCGCGTTCCGCATCGGCACGCAACTGATCGACGTGGCCCTGGCCGCCGCCCGCCACGACCCCGCCATTCTGAACCTGACCGCCGGGGCCGGCCGCCGCGCCCGTCACGCCGCGGCGCGCAAACTGGCCATCGCGATGCTGACCGAGGTCGGTATCCCGGCCGCCGAATCGCGGCTCGATGACTATCCGCACCAGTTCTCGGGCGGGATGCGGCAGCGCGTGCTGATCGCCATGGCGCTGATCGGGCGGCCGGATCTGCTGATCGCCGACGAGCCGACGACGGCGCTGGACGTGTCGGTGCAGGCGCAGATCCTGACGCTGCTGAAACAGATGGTCGCCGCGCATGACATGGGCGTGGTGCTGATCACCCACAACCTGGGCGTGGTGGCACAAACCTGCACCCATGTCGCGGTGATGTATGCGGGCAGCATCGTCGAACAGGGGCCGATCCGCGCCGTTCTGGGCGATCCGGCGCATCCCTATACCCAGGCGCTGATGCGGGCCATTCCCTCCCGCGACGTGGCCCGCGGCGCCTTGCAGGGGCTGGCGGGCGCGGTTCCCAACCTGGTCCATCCGCCCGCGGGCTGCCGCTTTGCCCCGCGCTGCGCGCTGGCGCGGCCGTCCTGCGCGTCCGACCCCGCGGTGCACGAGCGCGCGCCGGGGCACCGCGTCGCCTGTCCCGTCGTCGAGGAGACCCGCCATGCTTGA
- a CDS encoding ABC transporter ATP-binding protein, producing MLEIEGVSRLFPARRGMFGTTAGVRALHEVSLSVRRGESFGLVGESGSGKTTLTRQILRLDTPTSGRILFEGQDMATLSPAALRALRARVQIVFQDPYASLNPRMSVHDIVTEPMLIHRRTLGLDRRQRTEKAAELLDLVGLGPQHLYRHPHEFSGGQRQRICIARALAPGPALVLLDEPTSALDVSVQAQVLNLLIDLQQRLGLTYFFISHDLGVIRYVCDRVALIYRGEIKEQGETQRVFDAPESDYARSLLAAMPEVRVPD from the coding sequence ATGCTTGAGATCGAGGGCGTCTCGCGCCTGTTTCCGGCGCGCCGGGGCATGTTCGGCACAACCGCCGGGGTGCGCGCGCTGCACGAGGTCAGCCTGTCGGTGCGCCGGGGCGAAAGCTTCGGGTTGGTGGGGGAAAGCGGGTCCGGCAAGACCACGTTGACGCGCCAGATCCTGCGTCTGGACACGCCCACCTCGGGCCGCATCCTGTTCGAAGGGCAGGACATGGCGACCCTCAGCCCCGCCGCGCTGCGCGCGCTCAGGGCGCGGGTGCAGATCGTGTTCCAGGACCCCTATGCCTCGCTCAATCCGCGCATGTCGGTGCACGACATCGTCACCGAACCCATGCTGATCCACCGCCGGACCCTGGGCCTGGATCGTCGCCAGCGCACCGAAAAGGCGGCGGAACTGCTGGATCTGGTGGGCCTGGGGCCGCAGCACCTCTACCGGCATCCGCACGAATTCTCGGGCGGACAGCGCCAGCGCATCTGCATCGCCCGCGCGCTGGCGCCCGGACCCGCGCTGGTGCTGCTGGACGAGCCGACCTCGGCGCTGGACGTGTCGGTGCAGGCGCAGGTCCTGAACCTGCTGATCGACCTGCAACAGCGGCTGGGGCTGACCTATTTCTTCATCAGTCACGACCTGGGCGTGATCCGCTATGTCTGCGACCGCGTGGCGCTGATCTATCGCGGCGAGATCAAGGAACAGGGTGAGACGCAGCGCGTATTCGACGCGCCCGAAAGCGACTATGCGCGCAGCCTTCTGGCCGCCATGCCCGAGGTGCGCGTGCCGGATTGA
- a CDS encoding NAD(P)/FAD-dependent oxidoreductase: MDWDVIVLGAGAAGLMAAIEAARRGRRVLVLDHARAAGEKIRISGGGRCNFTNRDIAPERFLSANPRFALSALRRFTQNDFIARVNRAGIAWHEKTLGQLFCDGSARQIVDLLLRDLAEAGGVLRLGVRVDRVHPGFTVETGQGRLKAASVVVATGGKSIPRMGASGFGYQVAQDFGLPLVEPRPGLVPLTFTDGQLDAMRPLAGVTVQARVGLDGAKIAFDEGLLFTHRGLSGPSILQISSYWREGQAIRVDLARGRDIAAEAAQARDARGRQDLANALDLPEKLARAVVERAGLSGKLAEQSRAGLQRLGDALHRWRLVPAGTEGWRTAEVTLGGVDTAALDARTMQARTVPGLYFVGEVVDVTGWLGGYNFQWAWSSGWAAGQDC, from the coding sequence ATGGACTGGGATGTGATCGTGCTGGGCGCGGGCGCGGCGGGGCTCATGGCCGCGATCGAAGCGGCACGCCGGGGCCGACGCGTGCTGGTGCTGGACCACGCCCGCGCGGCCGGTGAAAAGATCCGCATCTCGGGGGGCGGGCGGTGCAACTTCACCAATCGCGACATCGCGCCCGAGCGTTTCCTGTCGGCCAATCCGCGTTTCGCGCTGTCCGCGCTCAGGCGGTTCACGCAGAACGATTTCATCGCCCGGGTGAACCGCGCCGGAATTGCCTGGCACGAAAAGACGCTGGGCCAGCTGTTTTGTGACGGCTCGGCCCGGCAGATCGTGGACCTGCTGCTGCGCGACCTGGCCGAGGCCGGTGGCGTGTTGCGGCTGGGGGTGCGGGTCGATCGCGTGCACCCCGGCTTCACGGTCGAGACCGGCCAGGGCCGTCTGAAAGCGGCCTCGGTGGTGGTCGCAACGGGGGGCAAGTCGATTCCCAGGATGGGGGCCAGCGGCTTTGGCTATCAGGTGGCGCAGGACTTTGGCCTGCCGCTGGTGGAACCGCGCCCGGGGCTGGTGCCGCTGACCTTCACCGACGGACAGCTCGACGCGATGCGACCGCTGGCCGGGGTGACGGTGCAGGCGCGGGTGGGGCTGGACGGCGCCAAAATCGCCTTTGACGAGGGGTTGCTGTTCACCCACCGGGGCCTGTCGGGGCCGTCGATCCTGCAAATTTCCAGCTACTGGCGCGAAGGGCAGGCGATCCGCGTCGATCTGGCGCGCGGGCGCGACATCGCCGCCGAAGCCGCGCAGGCGCGCGACGCGCGGGGGCGCCAGGACCTGGCGAATGCCCTCGATCTACCCGAGAAACTGGCCCGCGCCGTGGTCGAGCGCGCGGGCCTGAGCGGCAAACTGGCCGAACAATCCAGGGCGGGTTTGCAGCGGCTGGGCGACGCGCTGCACCGCTGGCGGCTGGTGCCTGCCGGAACCGAGGGCTGGCGCACCGCCGAGGTGACGCTGGGCGGCGTCGATACCGCCGCGCTGGACGCGCGCACGATGCAGGCGCGCACCGTGCCGGGGCTATACTTCGTGGGCGAGGTGGTGGACGTCACCGGCTGGCTCGGGGGTTACAACTTTCAGTGGGCCTGGTCCTCGGGGTGGGCGGCGGGGCAGGACTGCTAG
- the ilvN gene encoding acetolactate synthase small subunit: MSPLQISQGSSKHSAYELRDPHAEVIESHTLAVIVDNEPGVLARVIGLFSGRGYNIESLTVAETDHQGHRSRITIVTTGTPQVIEQIKAQLGRMVPVHEVHDLTVEGHAVERELALLKVAGKGESRIEALRLAEIFRANVVDSTLQSFVFEMTGAPSKIDAFAELMRPLGLTEIARTGVAALARGV, translated from the coding sequence ATGTCTCCGCTTCAAATCTCGCAAGGCTCGTCCAAGCATTCGGCCTATGAACTTCGCGATCCCCACGCCGAGGTGATCGAAAGCCACACGCTGGCGGTCATCGTCGATAACGAACCGGGCGTTCTGGCGCGGGTGATCGGGCTGTTCTCGGGGCGCGGTTACAACATCGAAAGCCTGACCGTGGCCGAGACCGACCACCAGGGCCATCGCTCGCGCATCACCATCGTCACCACGGGCACGCCGCAGGTGATCGAACAGATCAAGGCCCAGCTCGGCCGCATGGTGCCCGTGCACGAGGTCCACGACCTGACCGTCGAAGGCCACGCGGTCGAGCGTGAGCTTGCCCTTCTCAAGGTCGCCGGCAAGGGCGAGTCGCGGATCGAGGCCCTGCGCCTGGCCGAGATCTTCCGCGCCAATGTCGTCGATTCGACGCTGCAAAGCTTCGTCTTCGAAATGACCGGCGCGCCCTCCAAGATCGACGCCTTCGCCGAGTTGATGCGCCCCCTGGGACTGACCGAGATCGCCCGCACCGGCGTCGCGGCGCTTGCAAGGGGCGTCTGA
- a CDS encoding 5'-methylthioadenosine/S-adenosylhomocysteine nucleosidase → MTLPPLTRLAGHDVLFVMAAPAEFGPHLQARITPLITGIGPIEAAIGTARALARLAHGGTLPDLVVSLGSAGSARLDHCGLYQASHVAWRDIDASALGFERGTTPLLDLPAVLPLPLRLPGIPEATLSTGATVVSGPAYATIAQDMVDMETFAVLRACMGVDRPLMALRGISDGHAELTGLHDWTAYLHIIDEKLAQAVDTLTDALAAGLLA, encoded by the coding sequence ATGACCCTTCCGCCCCTGACCCGACTGGCGGGCCACGACGTGCTGTTCGTCATGGCGGCCCCGGCCGAATTCGGCCCCCATCTGCAAGCCCGCATCACGCCCCTGATTACCGGGATCGGCCCGATCGAGGCCGCGATCGGCACCGCGCGCGCGCTGGCGCGCCTGGCCCATGGCGGGACGCTGCCCGATCTCGTGGTGTCGCTGGGATCGGCGGGATCGGCGCGGCTGGATCACTGCGGTCTCTACCAGGCCAGCCACGTCGCCTGGCGCGACATCGACGCCTCGGCGTTGGGGTTCGAGCGGGGCACCACGCCGCTTCTGGACCTGCCCGCCGTGCTGCCCCTGCCCTTGCGTCTGCCCGGCATCCCCGAGGCCACCCTGTCCACCGGCGCGACCGTCGTTTCGGGCCCCGCCTACGCGACGATCGCCCAGGACATGGTGGACATGGAAACCTTTGCCGTGCTGCGCGCCTGCATGGGCGTGGACCGGCCGCTGATGGCGCTGCGCGGCATCTCGGACGGGCACGCCGAGCTGACGGGCCTGCACGACTGGACGGCCTATCTGCACATCATCGACGAGAAGCTGGCCCAGGCCGTGGACACGCTGACCGACGCGCTGGCGGCGGGATTGCTGGCCTAG